From one Ignavibacteria bacterium genomic stretch:
- a CDS encoding RHS repeat-associated core domain-containing protein — translation MVVSSCHTTYAPFGSVLSSTGTGQRTGYIGREADNETGLGNYGVRLYEPEYGRFMSVDVLWEKRAYANPYHYCLNMPLTSTDASGLDLIILVDKEGAHSLGHVAVLIGNDNTGWDYFSLDGSKGWNPLHGPAKVDPPLSFTTLSEFVDKGRKEKQLERYDIAYRIAADKLTDEKFRSGAQSETDKSKDYDIFTHSCIDVVSGTLEAAGYWGGNRRTNIPLIRINQILNSLHKAGVTVDTLNPKKKAQGDTKSGDSSDVKEESFQIISAH, via the coding sequence ATGGTTGTTTCTTCTTGCCACACCACCTACGCCCCCTTTGGCTCGGTTCTCTCCAGCACCGGCACAGGACAACGCACCGGCTACATTGGACGTGAAGCCGACAACGAAACTGGCCTCGGCAACTACGGCGTGCGCCTCTACGAACCGGAGTACGGACGGTTTATGAGTGTGGATGTGTTGTGGGAAAAAAGAGCCTATGCAAATCCGTATCATTATTGCCTTAATATGCCACTTACATCAACTGATGCTAGTGGTCTTGATTTGATAATACTTGTTGATAAAGAAGGGGCTCATAGTCTTGGACATGTAGCAGTACTAATTGGTAATGATAATACTGGATGGGATTATTTTTCACTTGACGGTTCAAAAGGATGGAATCCTCTTCATGGTCCGGCGAAGGTAGATCCCCCGCTGTCATTTACCACTTTATCTGAATTCGTGGATAAAGGACGCAAGGAGAAACAGTTAGAACGATACGACATTGCATATAGAATTGCAGCAGATAAGCTTACAGATGAAAAGTTTCGCTCAGGTGCTCAAAGTGAAACTGATAAGTCTAAAGACTACGATATATTCACGCACTCATGTATAGATGTGGTATCAGGAACATTAGAAGCGGCAGGATACTGGGGTGGAAATCGGAGGACCAATATTCCACTCATTCGAATAAATCAGATATTAAATAGTCTTCATAAAGCCGGTGTTACAGTTGATACGTTGAATCCGAAGAAGAAAGCTCAAGGAGACACCAAGTCAGGTGACAGTTCTGACGTGAAGGAGGAGTCGTTCCAAATCATAAGTGCTCATTAA